Proteins from a genomic interval of Arachis hypogaea cultivar Tifrunner chromosome 10, arahy.Tifrunner.gnm2.J5K5, whole genome shotgun sequence:
- the LOC112715464 gene encoding uncharacterized protein, whose translation MKILCSLPPTLSYFQFSLFMQDPKTDSNTIIRKPWYQRAMEVTSLWKIMSKSTNNTNSALWKTTSMLSKSHQVPTSSTTNSNNYNKNKLRKCSSLKVATSFTRVCLCAPIYSYNEAFRADRVVAPRRSYSYPRSSSSKPLHSARDRISHSARISTDGRRVFRGKSLTDDVLMRRFVIEEEAMMQVRRRNQMEVIRRRSMLRRKKLGPSPLSRMVMAQDH comes from the exons ATGAAAATACTTTGCTCTCTTCCTCCAACTCTCTcatactttcagttctctttgtTCATGCAAGATCCAAAGACTGATTCCAACACAATAATAAG AAAGCCGTGGTATCAACGTGCAATGGAGGTCACTAGTCTATGGAAAATAATGTCCAAATCAACAAACAATACTAATTCAGCTTTATGGAAGACAACATCAATGCTATCAAAATCGCATCAAGTTCCGACATCATCCACCACCAATAGCAATAACTACAACAAGAATAAACTAAGAAAATGCTCATCCCTTAAAGTGGCAACCTCGTTTACAAGAGTGTGCCTTTGCGCGCCTATATACTCCTACAACGAAGCCTTTAGAGCGGATCGTGTTGTTGCCCCTAGAAGAAGTTACAGCTATCCAAGATCGTCGTCCTCCAAGCCGTTACATAGCGCTCGAGACCGGATTTCGCATAGCGCGAGGATTAGTACCGACGGAAGGAGGGTGTTTAGGGGTAAATCATTAACAGATGATGTTCTTATGAGGAGGTTTGTGATTGAGGAAGAAGCAATGATGCAAGTTAGGAGAAGGAACCAAATGGAAGTAATTAGGAGGAGGAGTATGTTGAGGAGAAAGAAGCTTGGGCCTAGTCCACTTAGTAGAATGGTTATGGCACAAGATCATTGA